CGCTTCCAGAGAACCAAAAAGACACTGTTGTCTTTGGGGTGAGCGCGCAGGCAATCGTGCCCCATCTCCAGCAGCGGCGTGGCGTTACGCCCGGTGTGCAGCGCAACGGTCAACAAGGCATAAGCCAGTAGCTCACCAGTCACAAAGGCGTCTTCATTCCAGATTGGCAGGATCGCCTGTTTCAATGCTGAGGTGAACGCTTGTCGCTGGCGTTTCGGTAGGGGCGTTTCACCCTTACTCTTGCCACTGTTTGGGAACGGGTTTCGCGGAAATGTCGCATCGTCTCCTGTGGTGACCAACGAAATTATCCCTCTGCGGCCCAACGCGTGAAGGACGCACTTCATACCGGTGTAGTGAGTACTCTGGCTAAGCGTGGTAATGCCCAATCCAGCAAGGTAGCCAAGAAAATCGTCAATCAATGCACGATCGATGTCGTTCAGGGTCAACTCACGGCTGAGCGCGGTTGCACGCAAAATCATGTAATTGAGGAAGTGGCGTAAACCGCCTTTACAGAAGCTTGCTACGGAGCTCGCTTCGACCCCAGTGTCCTGCTGGGCTAGAAAGCGTTCCGTCTGTCGCTGGCAGGCATAGGTAATCGAATCGATACCCACGCCATACCAGAAAGCGAAGTCGATGCCGCGCGAGCGAGTGGCATTCCTTCCGAAGTCGACCCTTGTGTGGACAGGTGGAATCACTTCGGGGAAAACAATGACAGACCCGTTCGCGTCATGACTATGCTCGACTTGCGGGATACTGAGGTCGGTCTTTAAGAAGACCTTGCGCTTCCCCATTAAACCGCTCCCAAGTCGTCAGACAGTTCATCGTCGTAAGCCAGCACGGCGTTGTCGGCCAGTTCGTTGACCAAGTGCAGGTACACCATCGTCGTCTGGATCGAACTATGCCCGAGCTGCCGCTGCACAAACACGAGCGGTTCCAGGCTGCTGCCATTGCGCTGAAGGGCGACCAGCGTATGGGTCGCGTAGGTGTGGCGAAGCATGTGCGTATGAACCTTGATATCCGCACGCTTGCCAATTTCTCGGACAATGCGCTCGATGCGTTTACCATCATCGGCGTAGGGCTCACCAGACTGATTCAAGAACAGCGATTTGTGCTGAGTACGACTCAGTGATGCCCGCTCGCCACGAACCTGCACGACATATCGGTGCAGATCCGCGAGAAAGCGTCGACTGATAAAGATGTCACGCGGTTTGCTTCCCTTCGTACGCATCCCGTGACCATCGTGCGGATCAAGGCGAACCCGGATGTTGCGCTCGTGCCTGCCCGCTTTATCCGGATCGAAGACATACGCCAACGGAAAAGAGGCGATTTCCGCCCGCCGCAGCCCCGTCCGAAGTCCGAGTCGAATTATCATTCGGTGATGCGGGTTTTCCGCCTTCTCCAGCAACACCTTAATCTCGTCCATGCTGAGGAACTTCGGCAGCACCCGATGCTGACGCGGCATGACGTCGTTCACCATCGCCTTTCCGCCGCTGGCATTGACGTGTGCAAGAAAACCGGTGGACCGTCGGACCTTCCGCTCCTCATAGCCAAACGGCAGTCTACTCACCCATCCCTGCTGCTGAGCGTACTCGTAGAATTTGCAGACATAGTGAAGTCGTTGACGGGTCGTTGATCGAGCCAACTGACACTCCACCAAGCAGTAGTCCCGGTAGCCCGCGACAACGCTCTTGTCCTCGCCACGCTCCACATCGCGCCAGGCGAGGTCATGTGCCTGAAGGAAACTGAAAAAGTCGTACAGAGCACGCCCCGTGCTTGGCCAAGATTTCCGCGACCCAATGGCTCCCCGCAATAAAAAGTAGCGCATGAACTCATTGGCAGGAACACAACTGTCCATGGTGTCCCAAAGCAAGAGCGGAAAGCCTGGATATGGACGACCGCCAATCACCAAGGACTCAGTAGCCCACAGAAGCTCCATCTACTCCCCCTAACCTATGACCTGAACTAACGATTCGATAATTATTTTCTAATTTATTGTTTATAAAATACTTATGTCCTAACGTTTATCAAGCCCCAGAACATTGCGTTCTACGGTTCCTACGCCTTGGGCGCCGAACATTTCTGGTGGTCCTACACCCTGCTGGTGATCGCCGGCGCCTGCATGTATGCGCCGTATGGGCCGTTTTTCGCCATCGTTCCGGAAATCCTCCCGGCCAACGTTGCTGGC
This region of Pseudomonas mandelii genomic DNA includes:
- a CDS encoding tyrosine-type recombinase/integrase; its protein translation is MELLWATESLVIGGRPYPGFPLLLWDTMDSCVPANEFMRYFLLRGAIGSRKSWPSTGRALYDFFSFLQAHDLAWRDVERGEDKSVVAGYRDYCLVECQLARSTTRQRLHYVCKFYEYAQQQGWVSRLPFGYEERKVRRSTGFLAHVNASGGKAMVNDVMPRQHRVLPKFLSMDEIKVLLEKAENPHHRMIIRLGLRTGLRRAEIASFPLAYVFDPDKAGRHERNIRVRLDPHDGHGMRTKGSKPRDIFISRRFLADLHRYVVQVRGERASLSRTQHKSLFLNQSGEPYADDGKRIERIVREIGKRADIKVHTHMLRHTYATHTLVALQRNGSSLEPLVFVQRQLGHSSIQTTMVYLHLVNELADNAVLAYDDELSDDLGAV